A genomic window from Archaeoglobus neptunius includes:
- a CDS encoding type II toxin-antitoxin system VapC family toxin, with translation MEADRFGNNKVRGAILDTNILMYVFLNRVDVITQLREEGFTRFAVTSSVLKELEKLEKSLKGKERRAAKFARKLVESFEVIETQTTGDSSLLEGAEKHGYVLITNDKELKKKARARSIPVGYLKKNRRVVVD, from the coding sequence ATGGAGGCTGATAGGTTCGGGAATAATAAAGTGAGGGGAGCAATACTGGATACCAACATTCTCATGTACGTATTTCTGAACAGGGTAGACGTTATTACCCAGCTCAGGGAAGAGGGATTCACCAGATTTGCCGTAACCAGCAGTGTTTTAAAGGAGCTCGAAAAACTCGAGAAGAGTCTGAAGGGTAAAGAAAGGCGTGCAGCAAAATTCGCCAGAAAGCTCGTTGAGTCCTTCGAAGTCATAGAAACCCAGACTACTGGAGATTCCTCGCTTCTTGAGGGAGCTGAGAAGCACGGATATGTTCTCATTACCAATGACAAGGAGCTAAAGAAAAAGGCAAGGGCAAGAAGTATACCCGTTGGCTACCTCAAGAAAAATAGAAGGGTTGTGGTTGACTAA
- a CDS encoding translation initiation factor IF-2 subunit gamma encodes MSEVPLPEVNIGLVGHVDHGKTTLVAALSGVWTDRHSEEIKRGISIKLGYADATFRKCPECSPPQAYTVEEVCPVHNVETEILRTVSFVDSPGHEMLMATMLSGAAIMDGAVLVIAANEKCPKPQTKEHLMALQIIGVDRIVIAQNKIDIVSKERVIENYAEIVEFVKGTVAEDAPIIPISAQQKVNMDALIEAIEETIPTPERDLDSPPLMHVARSFDVNKPGTPPEKLLGGVLGGSLLRGKIRVGDEIEIRPGIKDGRGNWSPLTTEVQSIVASGKFVDEATPGGLIGVATKLDPALTKSDALVGNVIGYPNELPEVLTSFTMEVNLLERVVGLDEEMDVERIKMNEPLMLAVGTAITLGVVTSARDDIVDVTLRRPVCAEKGSRVAISRRVGSRWRLIGSGIIK; translated from the coding sequence ATGAGTGAGGTTCCACTTCCAGAAGTTAATATCGGTCTTGTTGGTCACGTTGATCACGGTAAAACCACACTTGTCGCAGCCTTAAGCGGAGTGTGGACTGACAGACACAGTGAAGAGATAAAAAGAGGTATATCCATAAAACTCGGTTATGCGGACGCAACATTTCGAAAATGTCCGGAGTGCAGCCCACCTCAGGCGTACACAGTGGAGGAGGTCTGTCCCGTTCACAATGTAGAAACCGAGATTTTGCGAACCGTAAGCTTCGTTGACAGCCCCGGTCACGAAATGCTGATGGCGACAATGCTCAGCGGTGCAGCGATTATGGATGGTGCTGTTCTGGTTATTGCAGCAAACGAAAAATGTCCGAAACCGCAGACAAAAGAACATCTGATGGCATTGCAGATAATAGGCGTTGATAGAATCGTAATCGCCCAGAACAAAATAGACATAGTTAGCAAAGAAAGGGTTATTGAGAATTACGCCGAAATCGTGGAGTTCGTTAAGGGTACAGTCGCTGAAGATGCTCCCATAATACCTATCTCAGCACAGCAGAAGGTTAACATGGACGCATTGATTGAGGCAATAGAGGAGACGATACCCACACCCGAAAGAGACCTGGATTCGCCCCCGCTAATGCACGTTGCCAGGAGCTTTGACGTCAACAAACCGGGAACACCTCCTGAAAAACTTCTCGGTGGTGTTCTGGGAGGAAGCTTGCTGAGAGGAAAAATCAGGGTCGGAGATGAGATAGAGATACGTCCCGGAATTAAAGACGGCAGGGGAAACTGGTCCCCACTTACAACAGAGGTTCAGAGTATCGTCGCATCTGGAAAATTCGTTGATGAGGCTACTCCAGGAGGTTTGATAGGTGTCGCCACCAAACTCGATCCGGCTCTTACCAAAAGTGATGCACTCGTAGGAAATGTCATAGGCTACCCCAATGAATTGCCTGAAGTACTCACAAGCTTCACAATGGAAGTCAACCTCCTGGAAAGGGTTGTGGGACTTGACGAGGAGATGGATGTGGAAAGGATAAAGATGAACGAGCCCCTGATGCTTGCGGTGGGGACTGCGATTACCCTCGGTGTTGTCACCTCGGCAAGGGATGATATTGTTGACGTAACCCTCAGAAGACCTGTGTGCGCAGAGAAGGGATCACGAGTGGCAATAAGCAGGAGAGTAGGAAGCAGATGGAGGCTGATAGGTTCGGGAATAATAAAGTGA
- a CDS encoding acetate uptake transporter, with translation MTEREYELKSAFEEVGMYKEWWANPAVVGLMGFALTTMATGLYHMGMWGAGPTLALAIAFGGTAQFIAGVIDFRKGSIFGGSAFCSYGAFWWAVFVLAYLLPSTGVTVTAADEFGFFLMWTLFTFAFLIASPKVGKYLSALFFLLFIAFALLTIFTFGLSKGMDMAGFRVGMGLEIFITGLLAWYIAMAELVNTVNGRDVLPLS, from the coding sequence ATGACTGAAAGAGAATACGAGCTGAAATCTGCTTTTGAGGAAGTTGGAATGTATAAGGAGTGGTGGGCAAACCCTGCAGTGGTTGGACTGATGGGATTCGCCCTGACTACGATGGCCACCGGGCTATATCACATGGGTATGTGGGGTGCAGGGCCTACGCTGGCACTTGCCATTGCTTTTGGTGGTACTGCGCAGTTTATTGCAGGAGTTATTGACTTCAGAAAGGGGAGCATCTTTGGTGGATCTGCTTTTTGCTCATACGGTGCCTTCTGGTGGGCCGTGTTTGTTCTTGCATACCTACTTCCAAGTACGGGAGTTACAGTCACCGCAGCAGACGAGTTCGGCTTTTTCCTGATGTGGACACTGTTTACCTTTGCATTCCTCATAGCATCGCCGAAAGTTGGCAAGTATCTCTCAGCTTTATTCTTCCTGCTATTCATAGCCTTTGCACTGCTGACAATCTTCACTTTCGGCCTGTCGAAAGGTATGGACATGGCCGGATTCAGAGTTGGAATGGGACTTGAAATCTTCATTACAGGATTGCTCGCATGGTACATTGCGATGGCCGAGCTTGTGAACACCGTGAACGGCAGGGATGTGCTGCCACTTTCCTAA
- the acs gene encoding acetate--CoA ligase yields the protein METIESLLQEGRIFHPPKELVENSNIKRFMDRLGIKDEDELRKRALEDPEWFWSEMAKEVGIEWFEEPKKVLEWDPPYAKWFVGAKYNIVHDALDKQAKMRGDKIAYIWEGEPGDVRKITYAELYREVNKFANALKELGVKKGDRVSIWLPMIPELPIAMLACAKIGAIHSVVFSGFSEKALLDRIQDAEAKVLITADGFYRGGNVVELKNRADTVLDQAPSVEHVIVYRRCENGTNMKEGRDLWWHEITEKQSDECETEVMDANDLLFILYTSGTTGKPKGVMHAHGGYAVGVAATLKMIFDIKEDDVWWCSADIGWITGHSYIVYAPLILGATSIMYEGAPLYPKPDRWWEIIEKYGVTIFYTAPTAIRMFMRLGEKWPQQHDLSSLRLLGTVGEPINPEAWVWYYKYIGNERCQIMDTWWQTETGMQLISPLPTTPLKPGSATKPFPGIDADVLTPDGQSLYKKNTGGFLVLKKPWPAMLRGLWRAEERYINTYWSTYKDIYFTGDAARVDEDGYFWIQGRLDDVLNVSGHRIGNSEVESALVSHPAVSEAAVVGKPHEVKGEAIVAFVILKEGYSPSEELKDELREHVAREIGKIARPDEIYFVPDLPKTRSGKIMRRVCRACLLGQDPGDISTLANPEAVEVVKKVVTGEEYYG from the coding sequence ATGGAGACGATAGAAAGTCTGCTCCAGGAAGGGAGGATATTCCATCCTCCCAAGGAGCTTGTAGAGAACTCGAACATCAAGCGATTCATGGACAGACTCGGGATCAAGGATGAGGATGAGCTCAGAAAGAGAGCTCTTGAGGATCCCGAGTGGTTCTGGAGTGAGATGGCGAAGGAAGTGGGCATAGAGTGGTTCGAAGAACCGAAAAAGGTTCTCGAATGGGATCCACCCTATGCAAAGTGGTTTGTTGGTGCGAAGTACAACATCGTTCATGATGCTCTGGACAAGCAGGCAAAAATGAGAGGAGATAAAATAGCCTACATCTGGGAGGGAGAGCCGGGAGATGTCAGGAAGATTACATATGCTGAACTATACAGAGAGGTTAACAAGTTTGCCAACGCATTAAAGGAGCTTGGAGTTAAAAAAGGAGACAGGGTTTCGATCTGGCTTCCCATGATCCCGGAGCTGCCCATCGCAATGCTCGCCTGTGCCAAAATCGGAGCTATACACTCAGTCGTTTTCTCAGGTTTCAGTGAGAAGGCCTTGCTGGACAGGATTCAGGACGCAGAGGCGAAAGTTCTAATCACTGCTGACGGTTTTTACAGAGGAGGTAATGTTGTAGAGCTGAAGAACCGGGCCGACACCGTCCTAGACCAGGCCCCAAGCGTGGAGCATGTTATCGTATACAGGAGATGCGAGAACGGCACAAACATGAAAGAAGGCAGAGACCTCTGGTGGCACGAGATAACAGAAAAGCAGAGTGATGAATGTGAAACCGAAGTTATGGACGCCAACGATCTGCTGTTTATTCTGTACACATCCGGAACGACCGGGAAGCCAAAGGGAGTCATGCACGCCCATGGAGGATATGCTGTCGGTGTTGCCGCAACACTGAAGATGATCTTTGATATAAAGGAAGATGACGTCTGGTGGTGTTCCGCAGACATAGGGTGGATAACGGGGCACAGCTACATAGTCTACGCACCGCTTATTCTTGGCGCAACATCGATAATGTATGAGGGCGCACCTCTCTATCCCAAACCGGACAGATGGTGGGAGATAATCGAAAAATACGGGGTAACGATATTCTACACCGCACCAACTGCGATCAGAATGTTCATGCGCCTCGGTGAAAAATGGCCGCAGCAGCACGATTTGAGCAGTCTCAGACTGCTTGGAACCGTTGGTGAACCAATAAATCCAGAAGCCTGGGTCTGGTACTACAAGTACATTGGAAATGAGAGATGCCAGATAATGGATACATGGTGGCAGACGGAGACGGGAATGCAGCTAATCTCCCCCCTGCCAACAACACCGCTCAAGCCCGGATCGGCCACAAAGCCATTTCCGGGAATCGATGCAGACGTTTTAACCCCTGATGGGCAATCCCTGTACAAGAAGAATACCGGTGGTTTTCTTGTCTTAAAGAAGCCATGGCCAGCAATGCTCCGTGGACTGTGGAGGGCTGAGGAGAGATACATCAATACCTACTGGAGCACGTACAAGGACATTTACTTCACCGGAGATGCAGCAAGAGTTGATGAGGACGGCTATTTCTGGATTCAGGGCAGGCTTGATGACGTGCTCAACGTTTCGGGACACAGAATAGGTAACAGCGAGGTTGAATCCGCTTTAGTCAGTCATCCGGCTGTGAGTGAGGCTGCTGTTGTGGGGAAGCCGCATGAGGTTAAGGGTGAGGCGATAGTTGCCTTCGTTATCCTGAAAGAGGGATACAGCCCATCTGAAGAACTGAAGGACGAGCTCAGAGAGCACGTTGCCAGGGAGATAGGAAAAATCGCCAGGCCGGATGAGATCTACTTTGTCCCGGATCTGCCGAAAACCAGAAGTGGAAAGATCATGAGGAGAGTTTGCAGAGCGTGCCTGCTCGGTCAGGATCCCGGCGACATCTCAACCCTGGCAAATCCCGAAGCGGTTGAGGTTGTTAAGAAAGTCGTGACCGGTGAAGAATATTACGGGTGA
- a CDS encoding ribbon-helix-helix protein, CopG family: protein MVERLSISLDDSSREKLEKLKIKTGKSTSEMVRDLIELGYEIYQSGVDFEALKAWIDYLAKRQHMILDIEHWRVIFNEIEKINGGEFWVQMEEIGLSHAFQYKMKGLDTVEKILRYVEKANWYEIKDEGNGVYTLILNDLKIKRFVKTFLEKVFEGQGIKAEVNEGFGKLIVVEK from the coding sequence ATGGTCGAACGTCTTAGTATCTCGCTTGATGACAGCTCAAGAGAAAAGCTTGAGAAGCTAAAAATTAAAACCGGAAAGAGTACCAGTGAGATGGTAAGAGATCTGATTGAGCTTGGTTATGAAATCTATCAGAGTGGTGTTGATTTTGAGGCACTTAAAGCGTGGATCGATTATCTCGCCAAGAGACAGCACATGATTCTGGATATAGAGCACTGGAGGGTTATTTTCAATGAAATAGAGAAGATCAACGGTGGTGAATTCTGGGTTCAAATGGAGGAAATAGGGTTAAGCCATGCGTTTCAGTACAAGATGAAGGGTCTTGATACCGTTGAGAAGATACTGCGTTATGTGGAGAAGGCGAACTGGTATGAAATCAAGGATGAGGGGAATGGTGTTTACACGCTAATTCTTAACGATCTGAAGATAAAGAGGTTTGTCAAAACGTTCCTCGAGAAGGTATTTGAGGGCCAGGGAATAAAAGCGGAGGTGAATGAGGGTTTTGGAAAGCTGATAGTTGTGGAAAAATAG